The DNA segment ttcaagcacgtctttTGTGGGCACCATAAGCGGAACACTTTTCATCATGTACTTTCATtattctaccaacaatattagctgtaatccatgtaaacatgcgtggcgattcgttggcaaccctatatagctataTAGCTTTTTGgctgtaatgctaatataaacaaacgttgtaatccagattcgaaCACTTTTGTTCAATTCGGGCCGTTAAGTGCTGAAGACGTAGCAATTgaaccccacccctccccccccccacccctccccggCCACAAAAAATGGGAGCACGTACGCCTATGGAGGGCACACACGTTGGAGTACCGTGGAAAATGTGCCGAAGGCGAGGGTTAATGCTGAATGACAAACATGTATAAGCAATCatgactaataattataataaaagttaTTAATACACAGTCTGCATGCGACatttggcacacacacacacacacacacacacacaacaaacaaacaaacaaacaaacaaacacacacacacgacattGTAATATAAATTGCTCGATctatcatacatacattcatgtGTGAACGAACAAAGGTGTTCTCGGCATGTGGGAAATAAATCTTTTTGATCGAGCTTTTGTTAAAAGCCAGTTAACCGGTGCACTCGAATAAAGCATGTAAGTAACCCAGTATTCCCCACCCCTATAGGATCAATGCCGTGTTGTATGTATTCATCGAGGCATATACCTTTTGCAAACGATTCCATGATGGGGTCTGAAGACTCCGTTCAATTGCTACGTCTTTTTTTCCTACCACAACATGTAATTACACGAAATCCGCATAGGTATTGGTCACTTGTGTTCGTGGTAATTAACTATTTATTACTGATAAACTCTCGCCAGGTTCACGGAGAGGGAAAACGCACGGCCGAACGCGACCTTGTTTACTTCCACTTCGGCTAGCGTTGCTTGTCGCTATGGTGTCACGCGCTAATCTACGCTCTCAGTCGGAGCACGGTCGCGGACCCCTGTTAGTGATTTACTACTCGCTACTTTGAGAAACATACTGGCCTCAAACGTTAGTCACTTGTAAAACAAAGCCAagcgaaaagaaaagaagtttaAAAGACAGAGAGTAAGATGGCCCAAGCCGCTGCCAAATCGGTTAATAAGGTGTCGGGATGTAACTATGTCGCACAAGATCAGATTTGGTAAGTCTTTTAATCTTTATTCATTCGTTTTTCATTTGTCCCGTAATGCAGGTTGATCCTGTAGAACATGCTTTATCTTTTGTCATacaaaataatctataaatcgTTGCCAAGccttttgtatttattattattattattattattattatttattattattattcctggAAGTCCCGTTTGTTTCATGTTCTATATCTGATTTGCTGAAACGTCGATCCGTTTTCACCAATTATTTTTGTGCCGTGATCGCTCGAAGTTGGTGCCTGGCGGTTTCACTTTGATGATTCAGCACTTAACGGCCCGTATTGATCTTAATTGTCGCCAATTTCCACAACACATTAGATATTAATAAACTCAACCGCAATCAATCGCTATAAACCTAAATCTCATTTACCACTACTAGACCATGcaccaaattattttttaaaaaggagtaaaaaaataacacaaaaaccccgaaccaaaaaaaaattttgttttatttggatcatctttttaattatataaggagcttaggtttttttttcagtgtttgatttataaatttgtacccaAACAGAACTTGTATGATAaaaatacacgtacatacagACAACGGTATCTTGGGGAAAGAAATCAAAGGTACTTACTAAGTGGCGTTTATACTAATAACTGGTCGCCAAGAGCAACACTATGAACCCGCTCCGGCATCTTTGATTATGAAATGTTGATGAAAAGAGATATTTCCAAAAGTCAGATACATGTACGTCTGTTCCTTATTTGCTCTGTCGGTATCAGGTGTGAAGTCCTgtgtaataaaaagaaataacattGATGTACGTTTGCTCCAGACATTTTGGGTCCCAAGGATGGTGTAAATTATGTCgtaacgacggtcgttgtaacgagcTCTGATATTGCCTATTATATACTagaatatgtacatgtacatatacatatacatatacatatacatatacatatacatatatatatatacatatacatgtacatatatatatatatatatatatatatatatatatatatatatatatatatatatgtatatatgtatgtatgtaaacattgtatgtatgtatatgtatatatgtatgtatgtaaacattgtatgtatgtatatgtatatatgtatgtatgtaaacattgtatgtatgtatatgtatatgtatgtatatatgtatgtatgtaaacattgtatgtatgtatatgtatatgtatgtatatatgtatgtatgtaaacattgtatgtatgtatatgtatatatatgtatatatgtatgtatgtaaacattgtatgtatgtatatgtatatatgtatatatatatgtatatatgtatgtatgtaaacattgtatgtatgtatatgtatatacacagtgaaacctttgTAACCCGGACACCCTCTGGACTGAGTAAAATGTGTGGTTTTAAGAGGTAACCGATTTAGAGATGTTAAGTTCTGAACAGAATATTAAAAAGGAACCGTTAAAAACGTCCGGTATTGTGGAAATTCTGGTCTACAGAGGTTTTACtatacacgcacacaaacacacacacacacacacacacacacaaacacacacagagagagagagagagagagagagagagagagagagagagagagagagagagagagagagagagagagagagagagagagagagagagagagagagagagagagagtgagatacatacatacatacattcattgattcacacacacacacacacacacacacacacacacacacacacacacacacacacatgtatgtgtgagtgtgtgtgaatatgtacatatacaataaCAGACGTATTCCATCTACACGCAGCGTGCCCCTAGTTTTCACCTGGTCGCTGTAAAGTACAGCTATATATGATACGATCTGTGTGTTAGTAGGATCACTATGTAAACACAACACACCCTATGCACACGCAGGTCGCCTTGTCGTATAATAGATATATGGATatacaaacaaacttttcacCCCTTGGAGAGTTCAATTTTCTCATACACGCAACACAGTGGACAAGTGCGAATCAGGGACTGGTAAATAAagcaatatgctctagtagtgtcgttaaacaaaacaaactttaactgaagactgtcataattaccaaataattaccaaattttgaCATCCCGTAgcggaaacaaaacaaactttgacatcccgtagcggatgattaataaataagtgtgctctagtagtgtcgttaaacaaaacaaactttaactgaagactgtcataattaccaaatgtttgatatcccgtagcggatgattaataaatcaatatgctctagtggtgtattttaTGACAAAACTCTGCCCTCAAGGAACTTTATAAtataatctgaacgacaaaacccgTTTTTCGTGTCTGTCAcaagatcgtatctctgcacaatgcagtcgaatgggcatttggcaaaacagtagttgattccatgaatctctatctagtgcctcgtctgtaagaggacagccactcccgagattCTTTTCTAGATAATACATAAGTTTGACCTCCacatagaggactgccactctcggactagtttattaaatcaaaactagcaccggacagagctcattataATAAGTagttgtgatgacatgcactcatgaatcactctTAAAagagtgatgatatcaggtgttcgcgaaagttgagcatatcctgccagAACAAATTTgctttaaagcgacagaccctagtttttaaacaccacagctaTGTTTAACTATAAgggccgtttttgataattgaaatcagacattatttagatttcattgtttagattatccatttccgtacattcgaagtgtttctggtcatcctggtgtttctaatatcatgAAATGCAGttttcatattttgaaaaacgcacgtacctcaGAGAAGTAACGGTTGTGAAAATGAGTTGTAGTctgttttttaaagagtatttttCTGTTTCAACATCGCAGACTTTTTTGCATACTATTATAACTTTATGCAAATATGTTACATATGTTTGTAGATAAACCAAatttaatgtccatttttactGGTTGAAACTAAGGTCTTCAACTTTAAGCAGGGGGGTCGACCTCgggaatcccccccccccccccccacacacacacaccattttgCATGACgtcagttttgtttaatgaaacatgtattttattctaCAGGAAGGACCACATCGTTCTGGAAGAAACGTCTGCTAAACGGTGGCCCAACAACTGGAACTTCCTGACCACCGATTATAAAGAAGTAAGTGGAACCATACCGTGGCCGGATTACGTCATaatcacgggggggggggggggggggggggcacttaaTACCATTGAATGTGTTgcataacggcctgagtgtaataagaTTTTGTTCAGCTCTGTTAAAAGTAAAATCACCAGTGTAGAAGTGTGATTATCATCGCATTTGCTAAAGTATTTTCTTTAGTACTAATAAATAGATTAAACAACTGGTGTTTAGGTTTAGGTCATTTTTAACATGCCTATGTCcactaaggttcaggcatgtgACAGTGTAGTACATTCTTTCAGGCATTTGACAGTGTAGTACATTCTTTCTTATGGTCAAAGTTATTACATTATGGTATCGGAAATAAAATGGTAACCATTCTGACTTCTATGTATAGCCATGTACGAAACTGtgtccgaatgttttcaaatgtatcagaatttttttaatgtgtctCTTGGTTAAGCAAGGTGAACCTTTATCACCTTtactatttatattgtttgttaatgatatttattttaacaacgtTGATCCAATCAGAAGCTTACGCGATATATCTCTATTCATGTTtatgtatgcagatgatacaaTTTAGCAAAGTACTGCGATAAGTGGAGTCTTGAggttaacataaataaaaccaaaatctgtatttttgaaaatagaaaatCCAGCAATGTATTTAAATGGTTTTACAAAACACAGAGCTGGATGTTGTTGACAAATTTACTTGGTTAGGTATTACCTTTAATTATACTGGTAATTTTAAATTAGCATGTAAAGATTTAGCTCATCAGGCGACGAAAagtattgtataatatattttcatctgCTCAGTTGAATATTAGTacgaaattgtttttatttgataagATGGTTGCACCCATTTTTGCTCTATGGATCCGAAATGTGTGGAATTAATGATAATATTGCTGAATTAGAAAAGGTCGAAGTTAAATTGTGTAAGCATATTCTTAATGCAAAACGAACATCACCAAACAGCGTTGTGCTTTCAGAGTTAGAGAGATTTCCAATTTCTGTTTTATGTAAGCAGAGAATATTAACTGGTTTAAAATAATCCGAAACAAGAATTCTCTAGTTTacaatatgtataaaatattgagaACACAGTCTAACACtattacaaaatgtaaaaatagggcgatgcatgttaaaaatctGTTAGAAGAACTCGGCTTCATTCCTATCTGGAAAACCGAGAATGCATCAGCTGTGTCATATGAATGTACCAGACAAAGGTTACGATAccaatatatacaaaattcatTTGCCAAAATGTCGACATTTTCACGTTTAAAAAACTATTGTATGTTTAAGACAGattattgttttgaattatACCTAGATACAatttattgtataaaatatCGTATGGCTATATTTAATATTAGATGTGGTATATTGGATATTAACATTGAACATGGAAGACTTAATAACATCCCAATAGAACAACGCCTGTGTACACTATGTAATACAAATAGCATTGAagatgaatataatttttacttgtttgttcttgtTACAGAGATGTAAGACTACGTTTCgtaaagaaatattattatgCTTGGCCGTCTTATTATAAGTTTGTAAGGCTTTTATCCTTAACATCAAACAAGTGCGTACTAGgtttatcaaaatatatttactattctATGCAAAGACGCAAAGAGTTGTTATTATAATTCTAGTACATGTTTCCTCCTAATAGTGTATATATGTaggtgggtttttaaaattatttataataatgttaatgcACTAGTCATTTATTGGGTTTAATGTTGCATAAAATGATCACGCATTGTATTTGTAAGTTTTAACCAATAGCTGAATGACAGCTATGGCaaacaaaattgattgattcattgattcattaaacTGTCGGTGTTAATCCCTCCTCACAAAGATCAACCAGTTGATAACAATGTTCACAAGCTGCTTTCAAACTAATAATTTCAGCGCAATATTTCTTCCACGATATATATAAAAGGTGCAGTATCATAGTTGCAAGTGCCCAATtccgggttttttttggggggtttttaacttctttttttttttaataactaaaaattcTACACATAATGTTAGAATAAATAAGTGTCATATTTCGCCATTTTTacatcgtactgattttacgaaacgagtgtcaggatttttgtcaCACAGGctcgtgtaataatctctataaactacatattatacacataatctttGAATAAATAGGTGCCATATTTCTCaagttttacatttatttgtgataaataaaatCGACGAATCAATCAAATGTGTCAAGTTGACTGTTCGCAACTCAGTAGGACAGAGATGAATTACACAAAGACAACACACTTGTCGGCAACACCCGCTTGGCATCATGTTATGGAATGTTCACTTGAAAGGAACGAGCCCAATTCCGTTGGCTGTCCTAATGgttaattaaattacatatttgaTTGTGATTTTTATGGGCAtatgtatatagttatatatatagatatagatagataaatagatagatagattacatacatacatacatacatacatacatacatacagagctcagagcgcatcgtggttagtctcacaatttgcgggcgattcggtgccacaggttcgagtcccagcaacggcatgggacaatttgtgaggccagaaaggatttatttatctcctgtgccagtgcgttaatatctatgtatgtaacagtcaacctcgacatacatacaatatatagatattcatacatacatacatatatacatacatatacatacatacatacatacatacatacatacatacatatacatacatatgtatatatatatatatatatatatatatatatatatatatatatatatatatatatatatatatatatatatatatatcaaagacagtggtatgtgatatcctgtctgtaggatgcatataaaagattcctttctactaatggaaaaatggaaaaatgtagcgggtttcctccctaagactgtatctaaaaatgaccaaatggtagacatccaatagccgaagattaatacatcatctagtggttttgttaaacaaaacaatccttCATCTTTTCTTTCATAACATTTTCCGgaggagcatgactcgacccctccccctccccctgccccctataaacttcgctcgccagaTTCTACACTCCCCTGGTAAAATCCCTGCATCCGCGCCTGTTAACATATGTAAAGGTGTTGTTAACCAACCgttctttttgtttattgtttctctttattttattattgtgggtggtttttttttcaatgcagATTGTGAAAGACGAACTTCCAAAGAAGGAAAAACCGAAAAGGAAACTTTCCCCGCTGATACAAATCCGACCTGTGACCCCAATCGAGGAATACATCGAAGTGTTACCCTCTCCCCGGCCGTACCCCAGTACAACGGCGCAGCTCATTGGCTGGCGGTCAGCGGAGAGACAATTGGCACTCGACAAGTATGGCCGATATGCCAGACCGAAAGGAGGCTTAGTGAAACAGCTGAACTGGCCAAAAGAAGCCATCAACTAATCAAAATGCTAACTATTTTAACAAGCATTGGGTCACTTGGATTGTGAAAATCAAAATGTCAGAAAGGAGGAAAGTGCAGGAGGGCAAGCGATCGCGCTTTCTTGCTAgactttctattttttttttggcgccaaaCGTTATAGGAATGTGATATGCAGGCCCGTATGCAGGATTTTTAATGGATGGGTGCGAATTGCTCATGATGGGaccaatcaacataaaaataacccctcaaaacaacaacgattacgtaacgttatttaaaatttaatagagaaaagtggACCTTTAGTAATTAGTTTGGGGGGTGCGTACACACCcgtcgcaccccccccccccccccccccccgcgtacgGGCCTGGTATGATTATAAAATGATGGTAGCAGTCAATTTATTCGCGAGCGCTCGACCTCCAGAACACATGACACACTGGTTTCTTGGTtgcctgttttttttaatttttataatggaCTCGTGCCTTTCATTGAAACTACATCCGAACCAATTAAAAACATGCCCACGTTCAGACGCCGTTTTTTGCTAAACGTTAGCAAACTATTTTAACTGGTTCCAGAAGtggtcattttatttaatgtgtagcgtaaagAATACTACAGGAGTGGTTGATGgatacaatttattttacaacgagttgtttacaTAAACGTACGCcaatctaacgagcgaaagccgAGGTGGATACGTTTTCAAACAacgagttataagataaatggtatcaaactgACACgaatatgatattttatttcttacatatcctttaaaaccaggtttaaaatacatttgacgTCTTTTCCAACTAATGAGACGTTTTCACTGCACTCGTGCGACTGTTAACTAACGCGTCACACAGTTATGTCACAGAACAATCGATTTCGGACGTCCTTATTTTATTGACTGGTATAGTTGTAGTGACCGGGTCATCACCGTGGAGCAGCCAGTCACAAATCTCAAAAGTTATCTCCAAGACATGCTGGAGACGATATTTATCTAGCAATATCTACAACGGGTTATCTCTTACACGGGTGTGTAACACAATTCCAGTCTAgcaagcgttagcgacaaacggATAACTGAACGTacttcatacatatata comes from the Gigantopelta aegis isolate Gae_Host chromosome 14, Gae_host_genome, whole genome shotgun sequence genome and includes:
- the LOC121388764 gene encoding uncharacterized protein C20orf85-like — protein: MAQAAAKSVNKVSGCNYVAQDQIWKDHIVLEETSAKRWPNNWNFLTTDYKEIVKDELPKKEKPKRKLSPLIQIRPVTPIEEYIEVLPSPRPYPSTTAQLIGWRSAERQLALDKYGRYARPKGGLVKQLNWPKEAIN